TCGCTCCGGGCACCTGCGTAAGAGCGTATTCGTATACTTTGTGCCCGTGCATTTTGATAAATTGCGGCGACCCGTCGTGGTCGGCATTGGCTTTACCCGAATAAATATAGTCCGCTTCGGTAAGCGTGTCAGAACGGACCACCGCATGTAGGATCCCGCCCTGATCGGTCAGGCTTTGGGTTACCACACAGGCTCCGGCACCATCGGCAAAAAGCATGGAATCGCGATCACTCGCGTCGATTACGCGGGATAGTGTCTCGCTACCAATGACCAGAATGGTTGAGGCTGCTCCGCTTCGAATGGCCTGATCCGCCTGAATCATACCCAGCAACCAGCCCGGACAACCAAAGACCAGGTCATATGCCACGCAGAACGGATTTTTAATGGCCAGGCCCTGTTTGATCCGCGAGGCCAGCGATGGTACCTGATCGCGGGGTGCCCCGGCATACGCCATGTCGCCGTAATTATGAGCGACAATAATCTGATCGATGGATTCTACGTCAATCCGTGCTTGACTAATGGCTTGCTGAGCGGCCTGCAAACCCATCAGCGATGCCGTAACCCCCGGGGCAGCATACCGCCGTTGTTGAATACCCGTAATGGCCGTAAATTTCTTAAGTGTGGTTTCTACCGGCTGGCGAAGGGGTGTTTGATTACTGTCATAAAATTCATGCGTCAGAAATGCGTCATTGGTAATCGTCAGCGAGGGCAGGTAGGCACCCGTACCTGTAATGAGGGATCGAATCATAACATAATGCTTCTTAACGTTCCAGAAAATCTAAAAACAAGTCCTGGCGGAAAACAAATTTAGTTAGGAATAAAAAAGGATTCGATGCCACAGAAAAGGGGCATCGAATGGTTGCTTCACACAAGGTCCATTCGTACGCTTCCTGAAAAGGCAAGCTTACAACGGAGAAAAACGCTCTAGCCTTGAAATGAAGGGCGTAGCAAACGTCCGGTTTGACGAGGTCTGACTACAAGTAGCCGGAAATTGAGAACTAAAACGCAGGCTTAGTTGAACCGTAACAAGGTACGCGACTCGCAGGCTCCGTTCATATAATCAATGGCTAACAGAGCAATGGCACGACCTTGTCGGGTTTGCAACAGGGGAATAGAGCGGTACGTTGTCCGGCCATCGATCAGAATGGATAAAGCTTCCTGAAAGCCTTCGGAGTCCTGTTCCGCAGTACGAATATCTTTGAGTTTTTCACGAAGTAAAGAAATCGTCTTTTTGATCTGTTGATTATTGGGTTTCATAGTATAAGTAGATAAGGATGACTAGACGCTGAAGTCCGGGAAATGAAAAGCAACAAGCCTGTTAGTCGAATGATTATAGACTAGGCTTTAGAATTGAAAGGAGCAGAAAAGAGCCGCCAGTTTCTGTACAGCTCTTGACGTTTCGGGGATGAACCACCCACGGGGTGATTATCGGACGTACCGAAGAAATCGCCTAATTCCACGGCCACCCGTTTCAGATGTTTATTCAGATAAATTCGCTGATTATCGATAAAGAAACCAAGCTCCTGGTCCTGCTCAACGGTGAAGAATGAGCCATTCGAGAAATAACCGGTACCCGCATTGAAATAACGATTGAGTCGATTCGCGGGTATGTCGCCGGCTAATTCCGTAGATACGTCCGGAAGACATTTTTGCATCCATTCCACCAGGGAGGTTATGTCCTGCACTTTACCCGCTACGCCAACACCTTCTCTAAAATCAATGCGGTGACCTCGTTCCTCGGCTCTGGTTAGTAGGTCATGGGTAAGTGTAATGAGTTCGGCAAAATCTTTTTTCCAGGGGCCCTCCTCCAAAGAATCAGGAGCAAAGGATGGGCTGTCGAGTAAGGTATGTAAACGAGTAAGCATATGAGAAGTGTCCATAGTACGAGGGGTAGTCAGTGAAAAGAGGAAATGGAATGGCCAGAAAGAAGAATCATTTATCCAGGGTATAAACCAAGAATCAAAAAACGAGGTACTGGCTGTACCTAACGTTTCCTTAAGGGGCGGCAGTTAATACCGGAAATTCTAGAACGGGACGTACTGGAAATAGGGCATAAATGCCTGAGAAAGAAATGAGGTAAAAAGGCGGCGAATGCTCGTTTTGAACGTAGACATGATCGTTGGTAGTAACCGAACCGAATCAGGATGCTAACCCAAAGCGAGGCAGTATGTGAAGAAAAATAGATCTGGGAAGATCTGAAAAACAGAACCTGGAGTAGGGAAATGATTCCGAATACAGGTACATTCTAGTATCCTAACTGGATTACTGCCGGTCCGGTTCATTTATGTAGTAAAAGAAATAAATTCGCTTCGGTAGGGCGGGGCCTGAAAAGCTGTTGAATTGGGTTCCGCGGAAGTGTTCTCGTGTCAAGGATATAATTGGTGTGGGGAATCGAAAGCTGGATACAACAAGCCGACTTTTGGCTACAAGCGACTCGCCCGTGCCGCCGTTCTTTGCCTAAACATTAGTCATCGAACCAATGAAATACACACTTGTAACCGGAGCATCCGCTGGCATTGGCGAAGCACTGGCCCGAAAATTAGCCCAGCGAAAACACAACTTGGTACTCGTCGCCCGAAATGCCGAAAAACTCGCTGAGATGCGTAAACAGCTTCAGCAGCAGTATGGGATTCAGGTAGCTTTCATCGCAGCCGATTTGTCCAAGCCAGACGCTGCTGACCAGATTTTCCGTGAAACGCAACAGCAAAACTGGGAAATTGATGCACTGGTTAATAATGCGGGGATTGGGTCCGGCGGCGAATTTGCTACGCTTTCGCTGGCGTCGGAACTAGCCTTACTGCAACTCAACAACGCCTCGCTGGTGGCCATGACTCACCTCTTTCTGAAACCCATGCGAGAACGCAGACGTGGCACGATTATCAACGTGGCCTCCATGGCCGCCTTTGCTCCCATCCCTTACATGGCTACCTACGCCGCCAGCAAAGCCTTTGTGCGTGCCTTTACCGAAGCCATCGCCGAAGAATGCCAGCCTTATGGGGTTCATCTGATGCTCTTTGCTCCCGGATTAACGAAAACGAATTTCAACGAATCCGCCGGGATCAATAATGAAAAATCCATTGGGTTAAGCTCGGACTATCAAACGGCGGTGCATCAGACTGCCGAAGAAGTGGCGGATGAGTTACTGCAAGCCTGGGATACGAAAAAACAGTTTTACGTATCCGGCCGTAGAAACCGCCTGGGCTTTCGGCTCGTCGCTTTAATGCCTCATACTACGATTGCCCGGTACATGGCTCGTTCGTACCGGAAAAAACTAGCTCAACAATCACTACCTTCGTAAGTATGGAAACGACGCCCACCGTTCATATTCATTCCATCACGCAACTGCACCAGCTTTTGGAGCAACCCAAACCCCGGCATCCGCTGGTGAGCCTGATTCGGTTTGAAGATTTCCCTGCGATTAAAATTGAACAGCGAACCCGGCTGATTTCGGACTGTTACCAGATCACATTAAAAAAGCAATGTCCCTGTAAGATTCAGTACGGACAGAGCCTGTTTGATTTTGACGAGGGTGTGATGGCCTGCTTCGCTCCCAAGCAGATAAACTTTATCGATCAGGATTTTGCCTTCGCAACGGCAGGCTGGCAACTTTCCATTCATCCGGATTTTCTGCGGAATTACCCGCTGGGCAGCAAAATCAAAAACTACGGCTTTTTCGATTACTCGGTCAACGAAGCCCTGATTCTCTCCGAAGAAGAGCAACGCCGGATTGAAATCATTTTTCTTCAAATGCTGGAAGAATCCCTGCTTCCCATTGACCAATTTAGTCAGGATGCCTGGATTGCTCACCTGGAACTGTTGTTAACGTACTGCAATCGCTATTATAATCGGCAGTTTATCACTCGGAAAGCCGTCAGCAGTGAGTTACTGGATAAGGTTCAAAAACTACTGGACGAGTACTTTGCTTCCCAGGAATCTAATAAGGGCTTACCGACCGCTCAGTACTTGGCAGAAAGTCTGCATCTCTCCTCTAAATACCTGAGCGACTGCCTGAAACAATTGACGGGCAGCACGACTCAGCAGTTAATTCACGAAAGACTCATCGAACAGGCCAAAGAAAAGCTATCGACAACCAGCCTCTCCGTGGGTGAAATTGCGTATCAACTAGGATTTGAGTATCCGCAGTCGTTTAGTAAGCTTTTCAAAGCCAAAACCAACCAAACCCCACTGGAATTCAGGGCTTTTTATAATTAGCTGGATTGTTCACCCTGGTGCAAAAGTTGGACTTGTTTGTTACTGAATACTAAGGATAGCATTCAGTAACAAACAAGGATAAAGCATTCAGTAAGCCAGACGCTTTTAGGAGGCAAGAACTGTCGTACTTACTGAACTGCTAGAAATCTGATACCCAATTCGTAACACCTAGCCCGTAAGCTTACTAGAAGGGTTGATTATATTGACCCGTTAAGGCTTTGTTCTCAATGCTTTTTGCAAAGTTTGGCGTTTCTTCATGGTTATGGGCCTCAGAAGCGGCCTGTCTTGCGGCGGCGGCGGTTGCAAGTTGGAGCCCCTGTGCATTCAGATACGCAAGCATTTCAGGCGTAGCCGTGGCATGAATCTCGTTGGTTTAAAGACAGGTATGTTCGTCAATTCTGGTTGCTTTTAGCTCCCATAACACCTGTACCTTAGTCCGACCGTTCTTAGTGATGGAATCGGAAATGGACAACATCCGGCAGTAATCCGGCCGATGTACCGTCGCCACGTAATGCTGAACCATCAGGGCATCGCCAATTGTCTCTACGTTTATCGACATCGGCTGACCATCGTAAGTGCTGGTAATTCCCGCTCCAATATGCTGGGTCGAACAACGCTGGTACTCGGCGTCGGGCAGATTTAGTAGCCAGTCGGCGATGTTTACCTTTTCAATCGGAGCATTAATCAAAGCGGTCACCGTTGAGTGGGACAATGCATTTTCGGGTGTTTGCTGGATTTCCATGAGGTTTTCGGTTTTTTTACGATGTAAAACTAAGCGCATTCTTTCCGGGCGATTTTGCTATTCTGTAGACCGGCAAAAACTATCGTTGAAAAACCAAAAACCTTCGTTAAGTATATCCTAGCTGTCGAGCAATCAAACGATACACGCAGGATCGCAGATCAGAGAAGCACCTTCAATTTTGAAAAGGGAGTAAAAAACGCTCGTCAAAGCTTATTGTAAATGAAGTTGTATCCCCCTAGCTAAAGGTACAGCTAGAATAAAAAAGCTTACCCCTTCTCCCCCCAGCGTTTGACGGCTTGTTTTAACCATTCCGGAGCCTGATCCATGGGTGGCATCTTACCTTTGTTTTCCGACGTGAGTTGAATGGCCCGACGTTCCATTTCAGCTAATGAGGGTACGTTCCACTGGGCTCGTTCTTCATCCGTGGTACTTGGGTCTATGTCCCATAACCGGTACCGAACTCCATCGGGAACCAGTTGCGTACCGTATTTTTGGGCTTGACCCTGGTACATGTGCCAGCGGTCCAATGCGGCTGCGGCTAACCATTTCCCTGCCGGATTGCCCAATTCTACGCTTTTCAAGGCTAACTGGTGAGCCGACCAGATTTCGTCGATGGTATCTCCGTGCTGAAAA
This portion of the Siphonobacter curvatus genome encodes:
- a CDS encoding SDR family NAD(P)-dependent oxidoreductase; its protein translation is MKYTLVTGASAGIGEALARKLAQRKHNLVLVARNAEKLAEMRKQLQQQYGIQVAFIAADLSKPDAADQIFRETQQQNWEIDALVNNAGIGSGGEFATLSLASELALLQLNNASLVAMTHLFLKPMRERRRGTIINVASMAAFAPIPYMATYAASKAFVRAFTEAIAEECQPYGVHLMLFAPGLTKTNFNESAGINNEKSIGLSSDYQTAVHQTAEEVADELLQAWDTKKQFYVSGRRNRLGFRLVALMPHTTIARYMARSYRKKLAQQSLPS
- a CDS encoding 3-oxoacyl-ACP synthase III family protein encodes the protein MIRSLITGTGAYLPSLTITNDAFLTHEFYDSNQTPLRQPVETTLKKFTAITGIQQRRYAAPGVTASLMGLQAAQQAISQARIDVESIDQIIVAHNYGDMAYAGAPRDQVPSLASRIKQGLAIKNPFCVAYDLVFGCPGWLLGMIQADQAIRSGAASTILVIGSETLSRVIDASDRDSMLFADGAGACVVTQSLTDQGGILHAVVRSDTLTEADYIYSGKANADHDGSPQFIKMHGHKVYEYALTQVPGAMKKCLDESGIPLEALKMIFIHQANEKMDEAILREFYRLYGQTPPPAILPMNIRWMGNSSVATIPTLLHQVMQGELPGYSLQKEDYILLASVGAGMNINALIYQV
- a CDS encoding helix-turn-helix domain-containing protein produces the protein METTPTVHIHSITQLHQLLEQPKPRHPLVSLIRFEDFPAIKIEQRTRLISDCYQITLKKQCPCKIQYGQSLFDFDEGVMACFAPKQINFIDQDFAFATAGWQLSIHPDFLRNYPLGSKIKNYGFFDYSVNEALILSEEEQRRIEIIFLQMLEESLLPIDQFSQDAWIAHLELLLTYCNRYYNRQFITRKAVSSELLDKVQKLLDEYFASQESNKGLPTAQYLAESLHLSSKYLSDCLKQLTGSTTQQLIHERLIEQAKEKLSTTSLSVGEIAYQLGFEYPQSFSKLFKAKTNQTPLEFRAFYN